The sequence AGCACGGCGCGCTGTCTAACACCATCGTGGTTGTGGCTACCGCTTCTGAATCTGCTGCACTGCAATACCTGGCGCCATACGCGGGTTGCGCAATGGGCGAATACTTCCGTGACCGCGGTGAAGATGCACTGATCGTATACGATGACCTGTCTAAACAGGCTGTTGCTTATCGTCAGGTTTCCCTGCTGCTCCGTCGTCCACCAGGACGTGAAGCATTCCCGGGCGACGTATTCTACCTCCACTCTCGTCTGCTGGAGCGTGCTTCCCGCGTTAACGCGGAATACGTCGAGAACTTCACCAAAGGTGAAGTGAAGGGTAAAACGGGCTCTCTGACCGCACTGCCGATCATTGAAACCCAGGCGGGTGACGTTTCTGCGTTCGTTCCGACCAACGTAATCTCCATTACCGATGGTCAGATCTTCCTGGAAACCAACCTGTTTAACTCCGGTATTCGTCCGGCGGTTAACCCGGGTATCTCCGTATCCCGTGTTGGTGGTGCTGCTCAGACCAAGATCATCAAGAAACTGTCCGGTGGTATCCGTACCGCGCTGGCACAGTATCGTGAACTGGCTGCGTTCTCTCAGTTCGCATCCGATCTGGACGAAGCAACCCGTAAACAGCTGAGCCACGGTCAGAAAGTGACCGAGCTGCTGAAGCAGAAACAGTACGCACCAATGTCTGTTGCTCAGCAGGGCCTGGTACTGTTCGCGGCTGAACGCGGTTACCTCGAAGATGTGGAACTGGCGAAAATCGGTAGCTTCGAAGCCGCTCTGCTGGCTTACGTCGACCGTGATCACGCTCCGCTGATGCAAGAGATCAACCAGACCGGTGGCTATAACGACGAAATCGAAGGCAAGCTGAAAGCTATCCTCGATTCCTTCAAAGCAACCCAATCCTGGTAATCGTCCGGCGGCTTGTCTCAGGACAAGCCGCCTGGCATTGAGGAGAAGCTCATGGCCGGCGCAAAAGAGATACGTAGTAAGATCGCAAGCGTCCAGAACACGCAAAAGATCACTAAAGCGATGGAGATGGTCGCCGCTTCCAAAATGCGTAAATCGCAGGATCGCATGGCGGCCAGCCGTCCTTATGCAGAGACCATGCGCAAAGTGATTGGTCACCTTGCAAACGGTAATCTGGAATACAAGCACCCTTACCTGGAAGAACGCGACGTTAAGCGCGTGGGCTACCTGGTGGTGTCGACTGACCGTGGTCTGTGTGGCGGCTTGAACATTAACCTGTTCAAAAAACTGCTGGCGGATATGAAAGGCTGGTCCGATAAAGGCGTTCAGTGCGATCTGGCACTGATTGGCTCTAAAGGCGTCTCTTTCTTTAACTCCGTTGGTGGCAACATTGTCGCTCAGGTGACCGGTATGGGTGATAACCCGT comes from Enterobacter kobei and encodes:
- the atpA gene encoding F0F1 ATP synthase subunit alpha, with the translated sequence MQLNSTEISELIKQRIAQFNVVSEAHNEGTIVSVSDGVIRIHGLADCMQGEMISLPGNRYAIALNLERDSVGAVVMGPYADLAEGMKVKCTGRILEVPVGRGLLGRVVNTLGAPIDGKGPVEHDGFSPIEVIAPGVIDRQSVDQPVQTGYKSVDAMIPIGRGQRELIIGDRQTGKTAMAIDAIINQRDSGIKCVYVAIGQKASTISNVVRKLEEHGALSNTIVVVATASESAALQYLAPYAGCAMGEYFRDRGEDALIVYDDLSKQAVAYRQVSLLLRRPPGREAFPGDVFYLHSRLLERASRVNAEYVENFTKGEVKGKTGSLTALPIIETQAGDVSAFVPTNVISITDGQIFLETNLFNSGIRPAVNPGISVSRVGGAAQTKIIKKLSGGIRTALAQYRELAAFSQFASDLDEATRKQLSHGQKVTELLKQKQYAPMSVAQQGLVLFAAERGYLEDVELAKIGSFEAALLAYVDRDHAPLMQEINQTGGYNDEIEGKLKAILDSFKATQSW
- the atpG gene encoding F0F1 ATP synthase subunit gamma, whose protein sequence is MAGAKEIRSKIASVQNTQKITKAMEMVAASKMRKSQDRMAASRPYAETMRKVIGHLANGNLEYKHPYLEERDVKRVGYLVVSTDRGLCGGLNINLFKKLLADMKGWSDKGVQCDLALIGSKGVSFFNSVGGNIVAQVTGMGDNPSLSELIGPVKVMLQAYDEGRLDRLYVVSNKFINTMSQVPTITQMLPLPASEDDELKQKAWDYLYEPDPKPLLDTLLRRYVESQVYQGVVENLASEQAARMVAMKAATDNGGSLIKELQLVYNKARQASITQELTEIVSGAAAV